A genome region from Passer domesticus isolate bPasDom1 chromosome 27, bPasDom1.hap1, whole genome shotgun sequence includes the following:
- the GNGT2 gene encoding guanine nucleotide-binding protein G(I)/G(S)/G(O) subunit gamma-T2 has protein sequence MAQDMTEKELLKMELDQLKKEVKNERQMVSKTGKEIKEYIESMAGEDPLLKGVPEDKNPFKEKGGCTIS, from the exons ATGGCTCAGGACATGACCgagaaggagctgctgaagaTGGAGCTGGACCAGCTGAAGAAGGAGGTGAAGAACGAGAGGCAGATG GTCTCCAAGACGGGCAAGGAGATCAAGGAGTACATCGAGTCCATGGCGGGCGAGGACCCGCTGCTCAAGGGCGTGCCCGAGGACAAGAACCCCTTCAAGGAGAAGGGGGGCTGCACCATCAGCTGA
- the ABI3 gene encoding ABI gene family member 3 gives MSELERLRRSDIPAGRQRLREQHGNLLRVADYCHSNYLQAGDKRKALQETMALSTQSLASVTYQVSSLASAFLRLLELQAAQLRRVEADIACVAQSVDIHKEKVARREIGALTVTKRLLSHQKVVAPPEPPVLEPYYRKPLNFSVLDDIGHGVKDTSTQLSRTGTLARKGTKSCSAPAAGTLGRSSRVPEPVQPPVVPAGKLPSSSCSSSPLPPSSSGAPAAPGDGIPAPPPLPGPPLLAPCPPGAPLMAPSPPGPPLMAPSPPGPPLMAPSPPGPPPPAAAIPPPPPLPGDLAVPPPEFPPPAPGDLELLPPPPAEPDFGDLALPPPPAAEEPPWAPESHL, from the exons ATGTCGGAGCTGGAGCGGCTGCGGCGCAGCGACATCCCCGCGGGCCGGCAGCGGCTGCGGGAGCAGCACGGCAACCTGCTGCGGGTGGCCGACTACTGCCACAGCAACTACCTGCAG gccGGCGACAAGAGGAAGGCGCTGCAGGAGACGATGGCTCTGAGCACGCAGTCCCTGGCCAGCGTCACCTACCAGGTGAGCAGCCTGGCCAGCGCCTTCCTGcgcctgctggagctgcaggcgGCCCAGCTGCGCCGCGTGGAGGCCGACATCGCCTGCGTGGCACAG AGCGTGGACATCCACAAGGAGAAGGTGGCACGGCGCGAGATCGGCGCCCTGACCGTCACCAAGAGGCTGCTGAGCCACCAGAAGGTGGTGgcccccccggagccccccgtgCTGGAGCCCTACTACAGGAAACCCCTCAACTTCAGCGTGCTGGACGACATCGGCCACGGGGTCAAG GACACCAGCACGCAGCTGTCCCGCACGGGCACCCTGGCTCGGAAAGGCACCAAGTCCTGCTCGGCACCGGCTGCGGGAACGCTGGG gaggagcagccgtGTCCCCGAGCCGGTGCAGCCGCCCGTGGTTCCCGCGGGGAAGCTCccgagcagctcctgcagctcctccccgCTGCCCCCCAG ctccagcGGGGCCCCGGCAGCCCCAGGGGACGGAATTCCTGCCCCGCCACCGCTGCCGGGGCCACCCCTGCTGGCACCGTGCCCTCCGGGGGCACCTCTGATGGCACCGAGCCCTCCGGGGCCACCTCTGATGGCACCGAGCCCTCCGGGGCCACCTCTGATGGCACCGAGCCCTCCGGGGCCACCCCCGCCTGCCGCTGCCATCCCACCGCCGCCACCCCTGCCCGGGGACCTGGCCGTGCCCCCACCGGAGTTCCCCCCCCCAG CCCCCGGTGACCTcgagctgctgccaccacccccaGCCGAGCCTGACTTTGGGGACCTGGCCCTGCCACCGCCGCCGGCCGCAGAGGAGCCCCCGTGGGCCCCGGAGAGCCACCTGTAG
- the PHOSPHO1 gene encoding phosphoethanolamine/phosphocholine phosphatase, protein MRRCCQAVGLPCLFKGAGMAGARPPRFLLVFDFDETIVDENSDDSVARGRALPEPLRQSPRGGSYNEHMRRVLAFLGEQGVRPAELRAAYENIPLSPGMAELFQLLSRHQELFELVLISDANTFGIEAKLRAAGVRALFRKVFSNPAGFDRRGVLTLGPYHSHKCPRCPPNMCKRKILAEYLAERAREDVEFQRVFYVGDGANDFCPAGTLTAADVAFPRKGYPMHRLIQESQEKQPGAFPAAVVPWESAAEVARYLQELLRRKC, encoded by the exons ATGAGGAGGTGCtgccaggccgtggggctgccctgcctgtTTAAG GGCGCGGGCATGGCGGGCGCGCGGCCGCCGCGCTTCCTGCTGGTGTTCGACTTCGACGAGACCATCGTGGACGAGAACAGCGACGACTCGGTGGCGCGGGGCCGCGCGCTGCCGGAGCCGCTGCGGCAGAGCCCGCGCGGCGGCTCCTACAACGAGCACATGCGGCGCGTGCTGGCCTTCCTGGGCGAGCAGGGCGTGCGCCCCGCCGAGCTCCGCGCCGCCTACGAGAACATCCCGCTGTCCCCCGGCATGGCCGAGCTcttccagctgctctccaggcacCAGGAGCTCTTCGAGCTGGTGCTCATCTCCGACGCCAACACCTTCGGCATCGAGGCCAAGCTGCGCGCGGCCGGCGTGCGCGCGCTCTTCCGCAAGGTCTTCAGCAACCCGGCCGGCTTCGACCGGCGCGGCGTGCTCACGCTGGGGCCCTACCACAGCCACAAGTGCCCGCGCTGCCCGCCCAACATGTGCAAGAGGAAGATCCTGGCCGAGTACCTGGCGGAGCGGGCGCGCGAGGACGTGGAGTTCCAGCGCGTCTTCTACGTGGGCGACGGCGCCAACGACTTCTGCCCCGCCGGGACCCTGACGGCGGCGGACGTGGCGTTCCCCAGGAAGGGCTACCCCATGCACAGGCTGATCCAGGAGAGCCAGGAGAAGCAGCCTGGGGCCTTCCCGGCCGCCGTGGTGCCCTGGGAGTCGGCGGCGGAGGTGGCGCGgtacctgcaggagctgctccgcAGGAAATGCTGA